A DNA window from Calliphora vicina chromosome 1, idCalVici1.1, whole genome shotgun sequence contains the following coding sequences:
- the LOC135959968 gene encoding uncharacterized protein LOC135959968, whose translation MQPFIVIRNYREDDELKCQELVRDYIMSFSTKSFFCFCFREITLQFIVITWAILFIFLGVPLTFCSLTIPGCIFFLFSGTYFSFYAKAVELMRTKPNQSLVAECYEPFIFRLKPTECTYQIFLDDAPYEQAFKNKFRKKIIACVSVKNHKDVYNAAWIYRFAVAPGYPFQKIAEPMINIVSKNCVQQGYGTLECTMSEWQEEQRDFFDGLGFLTRQIYHKQIIGSSLTVMKTQLTYDLKTANSIQKQN comes from the exons ATGCAACCTTTTATCGTAATACGCAACTATCGAGAAGATGATGAACTCAAATGTCAGGAGTTGGTGCGTGATTATATCATGTCCTTTTctacaaaatcatttttttgcttttgcttCCGAGAG ATAACATTGCAGTTCATTGTAATAACATGggccattttatttatatttttgggtgttCCTTTGACATTTTGCTCCTTAACTATACCTGgttgtatatttttcttattttccggAACATATTTTTCATTCTACGCAAAGGCAGTGGAATTAATGAGG ACCAAACCAAATCAATCGCTGGTGGCGGAATGCTATGAACCTTTTATATTTCGGTTAAAACCTACTGAATGtacatatcaaatatttttggatgATGCACCTTATGAACAGGCCTTTAAAAATAAGTTCCGTAAAAAG ATAATTGCTTGTGTTAGTGTTAAGAACCATAAAGATGTTTATAACGCAGCTTGGATTTATAGATTCGCCGTTGCTCCTGGTTACCCATTTCAAAAGATAGCAGAACCTATGATAAATATAGTTTCAAAGAATTGTGTTCAACAAGGTTATGGTACTTTGGAGTGTACCATGTCAGAATGGCAGGAAGAACAACGTGATTTTTTTGATGGCTTAGg tttcttaacCCGGCAAATATATCACAAACAAATTATCGGCAGCAGCTTAACGGTGATGAAAACTCAACTAACTTATGACTTAAAAACGGCTAATTCGATACAAAAGCAAAATTAA
- the Oga gene encoding protein O-GlcNAcase, producing the protein MEECDETKATTTSNAQEISGGSANNNRAKELAKNEQQTKPAFICGVIEGFYGRPWTTEQRKDLFRKLKKWGMDSYVYAPKDDYKHRAYWRELYTVEEADHLSGLIAAAKEQGITFYYALSPGLDMTYSSQKELQTLKRKLDQVSQFGCGAFALLFDDIESELSKSDKEVYQTFANAQVSVTNEIFTHLGNPRFLFCPTQYCSTRAVPSVHDSEYLNTLGSKLNHEIDIMWTGSKVISKIITLESIQEITEILRRPPVIWDNLHANDYDQKRVFLGPYSGRSPELIPHLRGVMTNPNCEFHANTIAIHTLAYWSRCSLDSKINSSISADIKLETENDDDTGTDDLPVECCLSKNIYHPRMALKNAIGEWLPEFFIEKEAWGPITKPQPAVTMVMPIIPIIPSINTCMSLTTTTTTSTNSKTVTVPQVNATQLQALADVCSTVNSSSVTPISNAVMNSLVSPTKVVTNEDILNPISSNIASNIELPKKIPISIVSVPIMAAKEVSDTESEDMRDTDNEVSPIKPEDLVGKSEVRALLESNDKEILPEVVDEEETAKVDEKLEEDVTIEEKAAEADNSGLSIDAMVDDNNLSPLSTGNEPMECSSSVTSQISPKEDAGKVLAATAMTEDIVMAETGSIGDVNNTMQVESLESSPISNAEMTEVEKIPAEASKMTPEDLYLLCDLFYLPFEHGTRGCKLLNEFNWLKANAHVLLDEGKCNNSGGEVDTPTKPEVAEWIQRAEYFTKLCNCVQELLRKIALCDNKEICHDLFCYVWDIAGALSLLNAFVKWLRLGHFPPNVYSYTQGTYTWFSKGWKEAFMSGDQEPWVFRGGLIADLQRLMPVDQGNDLFLYKLPELPTTDYHVMRPFTLLDESSIYQVSTEGVLSLTSPVVDSDQAQLELSENIRDLIPDYLLGPFITLQPEFCIVATDNAGKIVGYAAAALDYHTYSRNTAMCWMPEMKEKYPQNLREDINAFSKCEKLNEMLGSMIKEFHGECESACPTEVISSYPAVMTSIVLSNLLTPDYGVGKRLITVLLATLRANGCFGVHVRLSSKDYSLPLVQYYLKLGFGEIYRDDVENFIYFGRRF; encoded by the exons ATGGAAGAGTGTGATGAAACTAAGGCAACTACGACGTCGAATGCTCAGGAAATTAGCGGTGGCAGTGCCAACAACAATAGAGCTAAGGAACTGGCCAAAAATGAACAACAAACGAAACCGGCGTTTATATGTGGGGTCATTGAAGGTTTTTATGGGCGTCCCTGGACAACGGAGCAGAGAAAGGATTTATTTAGGAA GTTGAAGAAATGGGGTATGGATTCGTATGTGTATGCACCCAAGGATGATTATAAACATCGTGCTTATTGGCGTGAATTGTACACTGTGGAAGAGGCTGATCATTTGTCGG GTTTGATAGCAGCCGCAAAGGAACAGGGCATTACATTTTACTATGCCCTGTCTCCTGGTCTAGATATGACTTACAGCAGTCAAAAGGAATTGCAAACTCTAAAACGTAAATTGGATCAAGTGAGCCAGTTTGGCTGCGGAGCGTTTGCCTTGCTTTTCGATGACATAGAGTCTGAGTTGTCGAAATCGGACAAGGAAGTTTATCAAACGTTTGCTAATGCCCAGGTTTCTGTTACCAACGAAATATTTACTCATCTTGGCAATCCGAGATTCCTATTCTGCCCCACTCAATACTGCAGTACACGTGCTGTGCCTTCTGTTCATGATTctgaatatttaaatactttGGGTTCAAAGCTCAATCATGAAATCGATATTATGTGGACTGGCAGCAAGGTTATATCGaaaataattactttggaatCGATTCAAGAGATAACGGAAATTCTAAGGAGACCACCAGTAATTTGGGATAATTTACATGCCAATGATTACGACCAGAAGCGAGTATTTTTGGGTCCATATTCGGGCCGTTCACCTGAACTAATACCGCATTTACGCGGTGTTATGACCAATCCAAATTGCGAATTTCATGCCAATACCATAGCCATTCATACGCTAGCGTATTGGTCAAGATGTAGTTTGGACTCGAAAATAAAta GTTCCATATCGGCGGATATTAAGTTGGAAACGGAAAATGATGATGACACTGGCACCGATGATTTACCTGTTGAATGCTGTTTATCGAAGAATATCTATCATCCTCGCATGGCTCTTAA AAATGCTATTGGCGAATGGTTGCccgagtttttcatagaaaaagaGGCCTGGGGTCCGATTACAAAACCTCAGCCGGCTGTTACCA TGGTAATGCCCATCATACCCATTATACCCTCTATTAACACGTGCATGAGTTTAACAACCACTACGACAACATCTACCAATTCCAAGACTGTTACAGTACCCCAAGTGAATGCAACACAATTGCAGGCCTTAGCTGATGTCTGTAGCACTGTGAATTCATCGTCCGTCACTCCCATATCAAATGCCGTCATGAACTCTTTGGTCTCGCCCACCAAGGTAGTCACTAATGAAGATATACTCAATCCAATATCATCAAATATTGCCTCAAACATTGAGCTACCCAAAAAGATTCCCATCTCCATCGTCTCGGTACCAATAATGGCCGCCAAAGAGGTGTCTGATACCGAAAGTGAAGATATGCGTGATACGGACAATGAAGTTTCGCCCATTAAACCAGAAGATCTTGTTGGGAAGTCAGAAGTTCGTGCTCTCTTAGAAAGTAACGATAAAGAAATATTACCAGAGGTGGTGGATGAAGAGGAGACTGCTAAAGTCGACGAAAAATTGGAAGAAGATGTAACAATAGAAGAAAAAGCAGCAGAAGCTGATAATTCTGGTTTGTCTATAGATGCCATGGTGGACGACAATAATTTGAGTCCTCTCAGTACCGGCAATGAGCCCATGGAATGTAGTAGTAGTGTCACTTCGCAGATTTCACCTAAAGAAGATGCCGGTAAAGTTTTGGCCGCAACAGCCATGACAGAAGATATTGTAATGGCTGAAACAGGTTCAATAGGTGACGTAAAT aaTACAATGCAAGTGGAAAGTCTAGAATCATCTCCAATTTCAAATGCCGAAATGACGGAAGTAGAAAA aattccTGCTGAGGCCAGTAAAATGACTCCAGaggatttatatttattatgcgATCTGTTCTATTTGCCTTTTGAGCATGGCACGCGTGGCTGTAAATTACTTAATGAGTTTAACTGGCTCAAAGCTAATGCTCATGTACTGTTGGATGAAGGTAAGTGCAATAATTCTGGCGGTGAAGTTGACACGCCCACAAAACCGGAAGTTGCTGAATGGATACAGAGAGCAGAATATTTCACCAAACTGTGCAATTGTGTACAAGAGCTATTGCGCAAGATAGCTTTGTGTGACAATAAAGAAATTTGCCATGATTTGTTCTGCTATGTATGGGACATAGCCGGAGCATTATCTTTGTTAAATGCATTTGTGAAGTGGCTGCGTTTGGGGCATTTTCCGCCCAATGTATACAGCTATACACAGGGCACGTATACAT GGTTTAGCAAAGGTTGGAAGGAGGCCTTTATGTCGGGTGACCAAGAGCCTTGGGTATTTCGTGGTGGTCTTATAGCCGACTTACAACGTCTCATGCCTGTCGATCAAggtaatgatttatttttatacaaactgCCAGAATTACCAACCACTGATTATCATGTCATGCGTCCCTTTACTCTCCTGGATGAGTCCTCCATTTATCAAGTGTCTACAGAAGGGGTTTTATCTCTGACCTCTCCGGTTGTTGATAGTGATCAAGCTCAATTAGAATTGTCCGAAAATATAAGAGATCTTATACCAGATTATTTATTGGGTCCCTTCATTACACTACAACCAGAGTTTTGTATTGTTGCCACCGACAATGCGGGCAAAATTGTAGGCTATGCAGCGGCTGCTTTGGATTACCACACCTACTCGCGTAACACTGCCATGTGTTGGATGCcagaaatgaaagaaaaatatcCCCAAAACCTACGTGAAGATATAAATGCATTTTCAAAATGcgaaaaactaaatgaaatgcTGGGCTCTATGATCAAGGAATTTCATGGTGAATGTGAATCGGCATGTCCTACAGAAGTTATAAGTTCTTATCCGGCAGTTATGACGTCGATTGTGTTATCCAATTTGCTAACTCCCGATTATGGTGTGGGTAAACGTTTAATAACCGTGTTATTAGCCACATTGAGGGCAAATGGTTGCTTTGGTGTTCATGTGCGCTTATCAAGTAAAGATTACAGCCTACCCCTGGTACAATACTATTTGAAACTGGGCTTCGGCGAAATTTATCGCGATGATGTTgagaatttcatttattttggcAGACGTTTTTAG
- the LOC135964300 gene encoding ATP synthase subunit C lysine N-methyltransferase, which produces MDFTITDTKPSQRKTVSTSAKFLIFATGGVGVGLSVICYSFVAPAFRRICLPYVPATTEQVNNVLQFLPRNTPKKLLDIGSGDGRIVFATAKHGLQSDGVELNPWLVWWSRIAALREGVGSKTKFFRKDLWKFDLKPYDYVVIFGVEQMMKDLETKLVAEAPNSKVIACRFPLPNLEPLKTIDEGVNTVWFYDLGKISQINKSNHSK; this is translated from the exons atggatTTTACTATAACGGACACAAAACCCAGTCAGCGCAAGACCGTGTCTACTTCAgccaagtttttaatttttgccacCGGTGGTGTGGGCGTGGGCTTATCTGTTATTTGTTATTCATTTGTAGCTCCGGCATTTCGTCGAATTTGTCTACCATATGTTCCAGCCACTACAGAACAAGTTAACAATGTTTTGCAGTTCCTGCCGCGCAATACTCCTAAAAAATTGCTTGATATAGGTTCAGGAGATGGAAGAATTGTTTTCG CTACAGCAAAACATGGTCTGCAATCTGATGGAGTTGAATTGAACCCCTGGCTCGTGTGGTGGTCTCGCATAGCAGCTTTAAGAGAAGGTGTAGGATCAAAGACAAAATTCTTTCGTAAAGATTTATGGAAATTTGATTTGAAACCCTATGATTATGTAGTTATATTCGGTGTGGAACAGATG ATGAAAGATTTGGAGACAAAACTAGTTGCTGAAGCGCCCAATTCCAAAGTAATAGCCTGTCGTTTTCCTTTGCCCAACTTAGAGCCTTTAAAAACTATCGACGAAGGAGTCAATACAGTTTGGTTTTACGATCTTggtaaaatttcacaaattaaCAAATCAAACcacagtaaataa
- the Nelf-A gene encoding negative elongation factor A has translation MTTRDSDTSLWLHNKLGTSNDSWISGSICSQLNKEVLRNIKECFPDLQTQVKLKLLLSFFHIPRRLVEEWKAELEEVIEVACLDSELWVSMLAESMKTFPATSSLNTEISDYEDTRPIFTDMVNDLRKLVSKHSDLGMLPLECQYLNKNALTSVVGQQPNTVKHFTIKRKPKSATLRTELLHKSADAQSSLKKASAPTIPLRSRGMPRKMTDTTPLKGIPSRVPTSGFRSPSINATNAQRPNLSRTPAGRKDGGIKLIELSEQPLGYAAAKKRKREQQLEEQARKQEQKAAAAAAAATTASTDSTSPSAANNSSQSGKEANTPTTPTSANNSFEIKTETNLNQSQSSSADEGHASDTKEDIKPVIIATTTTIKEDEKPAITPEYAPPSLSYTQNTPAGILDSVNNSQLEDTKPNPQTLIKTIMPTKSPEKATIPLQTQQQQQQQQKTTTNNNNNLNHVNKRIKQEIKIESEEILVPATIKVEKIEQPTITQHTQTQTLGQRIQQQQQQQHLQHQTQQRVIIQQQALPTLHQIQTSTSQQQQPTTQHVIIRTSPQQQKQTLTVRQQNTPTTPIKMEKLEIKPLVRNTTTQPGTIITQQQPMRPVTNSTSTNPLANLPNNISVKITSTKTGKVTQPQQQQQQPQQQQQQQQPILINSSTPVILASTPSQTAALRQKQLATATATTQNATPQTAQAIKSMPLSQLKNATNSGPVIISQTIIQPAKRAQQQQQAVNQQQKTQIIQQQQQKQQPTTTTTQYILTQQQQQQTLPTLTTFTPNRQHQTSYQTTSSSAPQTPTSTKILLKTSPSSSVVIRQQQQQPQQQTINVSSGNPPPLIASSSSSSTSTQPTLLNIQNVQLPNRPVTIQPASQAAQQQHIQAQLQQQQQQQQHTLVSNNTATQQPKLTQVLMQPGSSNATTVSTQSAVGGGNANVKNKTIILTQKGVILRNIGGDMYQQIPISNVGGLQSLGTGATTLMTTAAGPPGLVKTTSATTMQQHATQTITLQQQQGSQASKQLTTIIPQQQHLIVQQQPQATTSLITNQPSQQTIIRPVMTNVQSGLTTLPGGLTLIQRPGQQPQLVQVQTTPQQQQQTQIQRTIITQPALQQQTQLRPQQIVLQQKPATTQQRIITTTGGLATSGTQQIQLQQTNTGGIQRTHIIQVPQQQQQQQQTQAAAQRKGLSLSNEHVHKAHEMFRKANKVSRPDKALILGFMAGLRDNPRPNSENVIVIKLGEKEEKVQQEDGQTALCLVESHIRLDYNTGEWKTFQNYRRLDQSNQSTGDSGGGGGGAGNVMQTQNSVVI, from the exons ATGACGACGCGAGACAGCGACACATCACTGTGGCTGCATAATAAACTCGGGACATCAAATGATTCGTGGATAAGTGGTTCAATATGCTCCCAATTAAACAAGGAAGTGTTGCGCAACATAAAGGAATGCTTTCCCGATCTTCAGACACaagtgaaattgaaattattattaagttttttccatATTCCTCGTCGCCTTGTGGAAGag TGGAAAGCCGAATTAGAAGAAGTCATCGAAGTTGCTTGTCTAGATTCAGAATTATGGGTATCCATGTTGGCCGAAAGTATGAAAACATTTCCAGCGACCAGCTCGCTCAATACAGAGATCTCGGATTATGAGGACACCCGTCCCATATTCACCGACATGGTCAACGATTTACGAAAACTTGTTTCGAAACACAGTGATTTGGGCATGTTGCCTTTGGAATGCCAATATCTAAATAAGAATGCTTTAACATCTGTG GTTGGCCAACAACCAAATACTGTCAAGCACTTTACCATTAAACGCAAACCAAAAAGTGCTACTTTGCGTACAGAACTTTTACACAAATCTGCTGATGCACAGTCTTCACTGAAAAAAGCTTCAGCACCAACCATACCATTAAGATCTCGAGGCATGCCACGTAAAATGACGGACACAACACCCCTAAAAGGTATACCATCTAGAGTGCCTACATCAGGATTTCGCAGTCCCAGTATTAATGCCACAAATGCACAGCGGCCAAATTTAAGTCGTACGCCAGCCGGACGCAAAGATGGTGGCATTAAACTCATTGAATTATCCGAACAACCTTTGGGCTATGCGGCCGCTAAGAAGCGTAAACGTGAACAGCAACTCGAGGAACAGGCCAGAAAGCAGGAACAAAAAGCAGCCGCAGCAGCAGCTGCTGCAACCACTGCTAGTACGGATAGTACTTCACCATCGGCGGCTAATAATAGTTCCCAAAGTGGTAAAGAGGCAAATACACCCACTACGCCCACATCGGCTAATaatagttttgaaattaaaaccGAAACTAATCTTAATCAAAGTCAAAGCAGCAGTGCCGATGAGGGTCATGCTTCCGACACCAAGGAAGACATTAAACCGGTCATTATTGCTACAACAACTACAATTAAGGAGGATGAGAAACCAGCTATAACTCCCGAATATGCTCCACCATCGTTGAGCTACACCCAAAATACACCGGCTGGAATATTGGATAGCGTTAATAATTCTCAACTGGAAGACACCAAACCAAATCCACAGACCTTGATTAAGACCATAATGCCAACAAAGTCCCCAGAGAAAGCCACAATTCCGTTGCAgacacaacagcagcagcagcagcaacagaaaACAACtactaacaacaacaataatctgAATCATGTAAATAAGCGTATTAAGCAAGAAATCAAAATCGAAAGTGAAGAGATACTGGTACCGGCCACTATTAAGGTGGAAAAAATCGAGCAGCCAACTATAACGCAACACACGCAAACGCAAACATTGGGTCAGCGTattcaacagcagcagcaacagcagcattTGCAACACCAAACCCAACAAAGAGTTATTATACAGCAACAAGCTTTGCCGACATTGCATCAGATACAAACGTCAACATCTCAACAACAGCAACCAACCACACAACATGTCATAATACGTACGTCGCCACAGCAGCAAAAGCAAACATTGACGGTACGTCAACAGAATACACCAACAACAccaataaaaatggaaaaactaGAAATCAAGCCCTTGGTGCGCAATACCACCACTCAACCGGGTACCATAATAACTCAACAACAACCAATGCGTCCTGTCACCAACTCTACGTCTACAAATCCATTGGCCAATTTACCCAACAATATTTCCGTGAAAATTACATCGACTAAAACGGGTAAAGTAACACAgccacagcagcagcagcaacagccccaacagcagcaacaacaacagcaacccaTCTTGATTAACAGTTCAACTCCAGTGATATTGGCTTCAACACCCTCACAGACGGCCGCATTAAGGCAAAAACAATTGGCAACGGCCACAGCTACAACACAGAATGCCACACCACAAACAGCCCAGGCCATAAAGTCTATGCCTTTGAGTCAACTAAAGAATGCCACCAATAGTGGGCCGGTGATCATTTCACAGACCATCATACAACCGGCCAAGAGAGCCCAACAGCAGCAACAGGCTGTAAATCAACAACAGAAAACTCAAATtatacagcagcagcaacaaaaacagcAGCCAACCACCACAACTACACAATATATTTtaacacaacaacagcaacaacaaacgcTACCAACATTAACAACATTCACACCAAATCGTCAACATCAAACCTCGTATCAAACAACCTCGTCATCAGCACCACAAACACCAACATCCACAAAAATCCTGTTGAAAACTTCGCCCAGCTCCTCGGTGGTCATAcgtcaacaacaacagcagccgCAACAGCAAACGATTAATGTGAGTAGTGGCAATCCACCACCTCTAATAGCCTCGTCCTCCTCCTCCAGCACCTCAACGCAACCAACTCTATTGAATATACAAAATGTTCAGCTGCCCAATCGACCTGTCACGATACAACCTGCTTCTCAAGCTGCccaacaacaacacatacaaGCCCAattgcaacagcaacaacagcagcagcaacacacCTTAGTCTCCAATAACACCGCTACCCAACAACCGAAACTCACACAGGTTCTCATGCAGCCCGGTTCGAGTAATGCCACCACTGTTTCGACCCAATCGGCGGTGGGCGGTGGTAATGCCAATGTCAAGAACAAAACCATTATTCTAACACAAAAAGGTGTCATTTTGCGCAACATTGGCGGTGATATGTATCAACAGATACCCATTAGCAATGTGGGTGGCTTGCAATCCCTTGGCACAGGTGCTACAACACTCATGACAACTGCGGCTGGTCCGCCTGGACTTGTGAAAACGACATCGGCAACCACTATGCAACAACATGCTACACAAACGATAACATTGCAACAGCAACAGGGTTCGCAGGCCTCAAAACAGTTGACCACCATAATACCACAGCAACAGCATTTGATTGTGCAGCAACAACCACAGGCCACAACAAGTTTAATAACGAAT CAACCTTCGCAACAAACCATTATAAGACCGGTAATGACGAATGTACAAAGTGGTCTCACAACACTACCAGGTGGCTTGACATTAATTCAAAGACCTGGCCAACAGCCCCAACTGGTACAGGTACAGACCACAccgcagcaacaacagcaaactCAAATACAACGTACCATTATAACGCAACCAGCCCTGCAACAGCAGACGCAATTGCGTCCCCAACAAATAGTGTTGCAACAAAAACCGGCAACTACGCAACAGcgtataataacaacaacaggcGGCCTGGCTACCTCGGGTACACAGCAAATTCAATTACAGCAAACAAATACGGGTGGTATACAACGTACACACATCATACAAGTGCcccaacagcagcaacaacagcaacagacaCAAGCTGCGGCACAGCGTAAAGGATTATCATTATCG AATGAACATGTCCACAAAGCTCACGAGATGTTTCGTAAAGCTAATAAAGTATCTCGTCCAGATAAGGCTTTAATTTTGGGCTTCATGGCTGGTTTGCGTGATAATCCCCGCCCAAATTCCGAAAATGTGATTGTTATTAAATTGGGTGAGAAAGAG gaAAAAGTTCAACAGGAAGATGGTCAAACAGCATTATGTTTAGTTGAGTCTCATATACGTTTAGATTATAATACAGGCGAATGGAAAACATTCCAAAACTACAGACGCCTCGATCAAAGTAATCAAAGTACTGGTGATAGTGGGGGTGGTGGTGGAGGTGCCGGTAATGTTATGCAAACACAAAATTCCGTGGTCATATAA